The Verrucomicrobiia bacterium genome segment CAATTCGCCTGAGCGGACAACTTCAGTCTCGATGCGGTCTTTCGTTGCGGCGACTTCGTTCAAGATGCGGAGATTGAGGCTGCGCGGATAGCGGAAGGGCTGGATCATTTCCAGAAATTCCGCGCCGAGCGCCGCTGAGCCTGCGACAGGCCGCGCTTTAAGGAGCATCATGCGCTCCCATATCTGGCCCCATTGGGCATAGTAGTTTTCGTAGCTTTGGAGGGAACGGACCAAGGGCCCCGCGTCTCCTTCCGGACGCAGCCGGACATCCACACGGTAAAGGGCGCCTTCATCTGCAAGCTGTGAGACATGCGTGATAAACTCTTTGGCCAGACGGGTGAAGAACTGGTGGTTCGAGATGCCTTTGCCCGTTTCTGATTTCCTGGGACGGGCGGGAAACAGGAAGCCTTCCTCGGCATAGAGGAAGATCAGATCCACGTCTGAACTGTAGTTGAGTTCCTGTCCGCCCAGTTTGCCCAGACCGAGAATGCAAAACTCCGTAGGTTCCCAAGAACCGTTGCTGTTCTGATGCCAGGGATTTCCGAGACGGGCGGTGAGTTGTTGCTGGACGAGGCGCTGCACGACTTCAAGGCAGATATCCGCCAGGTCGGAGAGTTCGCGGACGATCTCCATCGTGGAACCCAAGCGGGAGAGGTCGCGGGCGGCGATGCGGATGGATTCGCGTTGTTTGAAGAGCCTCAACTGCTGAAAGGCATGATCATATTGCTTATGCCGGAGCGCATCATCCAGCCAGCTGGAAACATCCCTGCGTAGTCCTTCAGGCTGCCGGGGATTTTTAAGCAGGTCCGCCTTCAAGGCATGGAGCATCCATTCGGGGTGCGCGACCAGCAGGCTGCCCAGATGTTCCGAAGCGCTGAAGAGTGAGATGATTATGCGGCATTGTTCGACGGACATCCGGCGCAGGGTGGTGCCGGCAGGGGATGCCAGAAGTGCCTCCCAGTATCGGCGGGCCCGGGGGGGATCGGCACATTCCAGCAGCAGCTTTTCCCAGGCAGGCTTAGGCATAGGGCAAGATAGCACAAGGCCAGCCGGCTGGAAGCCGTCTGCGAAGGTCAGGGCTGATCGAGTACGCTTCGCACAGTTTCAGCCAATTGCTGGGGCCCATAAGGTTTTGAGAGGAATGCGCCATGGGGCGTCAGCTGGTTTTGCTGGGCGGCCATTTCAGCGCTGTAGCCGCTGGAGTAGATAATCTTCAGACCCGGCTTTTCCCTGGAAAGCAGGCTGGCCAGCTCGATGCCGCTCATGCCATCAGGCATGACCAGATCCGTGAGCAGCAGGGCAACATCCGCCTCGTGCTCAGACCAAAGCTCGAGCGCTTCCGCGCCGGTTTGCGCGCTTAACACGCGATAGCCGAACTGGGTCAGGATGTTGCGGACCAGCGCACGCAGCGGGGCTTCATCTTCCACTAGCAGAATCGTCTCCGAGCCGCGTGCATCTTTGAAATGTTCCTTGATGATCTCGCTGACCGGAAGGACCGTCTTTTCCAAGGCGGGAAGGTAAATCCGGAAGGTAGTGCCACGTCCCAGTTCACTTTCCACTTCGATCCATCCTTTGTGCTGCTGGACAATGCCATAGACTGTAGAAAGTCCCAGGCCGGTGCCTTTGCCCACCTCTTTGGTGGTGAAGAACGGATCATAGATGCGCGACAAATTCCCGGGTTCTATGCCTGTGCCGGTATCAACGACTTCCAGGCAGATGTAGCGGCCGGTTCTGCCGTCCGCAGCTTCATCTGGTGCGGTGCGGTGCTCGGACCGCAACCGGATGGCCAGTGAGCCGCCTCCAGGCATGGCATCACGTGCGTTCACCGCGAGATTCAGGACGATCTGCTGCATCATGGCCGGATCGGCCTTGATGAGCGGAAGCGGGGGCTGAGGTTCCACGGTCAGTGTGATCTGTTCGCCCAGCAGGCGGCGCAGCATCCTGGCTACATCGGTGACGAGCGCGGAGAGATCGAGCTCTTTTTGCTGCATGACCTGCTGCCGGCTGAAGGTCAGGAGCTGTTTCACGAGACTGGCGGCACGATCGGACGCTTTCACGATCTCGCTGGCGGCATCTGAGGCCTCGGTGTGCAGATCGCCGAAGAGTTGCAGGACTCCGGCGTGACCCTGGATGACGGTAAGTATGTTGTTGAAATCATGAGCGACACCGCCGGCCAGCTGGCCGATGGATTCCATTTTTTGAGCCTGGCGGAGTTGGGCTTCGAGTTTGCGGCGTTCCGTGATGTCTTCACGCATCCAGATCACGTGCTGTTTGCCCGCTCTTTCCAGGATGCTGAAGGCCACCTGGCTGTAGAAGGTGCCGCCATCCTTCCGGCGGTTCAGCACTTCACGGGCGCAACGGCCGGTGCGGCGGACTTCGGCATTGATCTCTTCCTGGATGCGTGAGGCTTCTTCCGAACTGTATGCCAGTAAATCGGTCACATGAGCGCCCAGCAGGCCGCCGCGTTGGCCGCCGAACATGCGTTCCTCGGCAGGGTTGGTGTAGATTATGCGGCCAGCTTCATCGGAAAGACCGACGCCCTCGGCCATGCTTTCGAGGACAAGGGATTGCAGGCGCAGCGCGTCATCCGTCTTTTTGCGCGCGGTGACATCGAGGCTCAGTACGGTCACACCGGTTATCTCTTCTCCAGTGCGGATCGGATTGAAGCTGATCTCGAAGTGACGGATGGTTTGGCGGACTTTCAGAGGGTATTCCAGGGTGAACTGTTCGCCGCCAAGAGCACGGTCAAACTGTGCCTGCCAGAAGGCTGCCACTTCCGGGGGGAGGCCATTGTGGATGTCGGAGCCGATTTTCGGTTTCTGCCCCAAGGCGATTTCGACGCCTCTTCTAAAGAGACGGTTGAAAGTGATGTAACGGTACTGGCGGTCCACGGACCAGGTGGCACCAGGTATGTTCTCCACCAAGGCGGTGAGATTGCCTTCATACTCTTTTTGAGCCAGTTCATGGCGGATGCGTTCGGTGATGTCCCGGCCGACGGATTGGATATCTAGGATGTTCCCTTTGTTGTCGAAGTGAGCGTGATCAGTCCACTCCTGCCAGCTGATGGAGCCATCCGGCAGCAGGCAGCGGTGAGCATTGGTCAGAATGGGGTTGCGGGGGGAGAGACTGGCAATTTTTTGCTTTACGGTGGCAACGTCCTGCGGGGAAATCAGATCGAAGAATGCGGTTCCGATCAATTGTTCGCGAGTTTGACCGTACATCCGGCAATATGCCTCATTGACAAAGGTGCGGGTGCCGTCGGGCTTCCACCGCACGATCATCTCGGTCTGGTCGTCAACAATGGAGCGGAACAGGGTTTCACTTCGGCGAAGCGCATCAACTGTCTGTTTTAGCAGGGTAATATCGTGACCTTCGGCGATCAGCCAGAGCAGTTTGCCTCCGTCATCAAAAACCGGTTTGAGCGAGAAATCGAAAACGTGCAACACGCCGGCATGGGACTGGTGGGTGGTTTCGAAGTGGACGAATTCACCACGGGCCGCCTGGGTCAGTGCGGCTTTGAGGTGAGTCTGGGCTTCGTCGCTGTGCGTCCACCAAGGTGTTTCCCAGAAGGGTTTTCCACGGACGTCATCAACGGTTTTGCCGATGAAATCCAGTGCGGCTCCATTGGCTTCGAGCACATGGCCTGCAGGAGACAGAAGACCGATGAATTGGAATGCCTGATTGAAGATGCCGCGGAAGCGGCGTTCGCTTTCCGCCGCTTTTTCCTTGGCCAGATGACGGTCTGTGATGTCGAACGTGACGAGTATGGCCTTGTTGATCTTGCCTTCCTCGTAGATCGGACTGAGTGTGTTGGCATACCAGTGGGTGGTGTTATCCGGGTGCAGGACCGATATCTCATATGACTGGGTGTTCCCTTCGCCGAAGACGGATCCAATTCCTTGACGCATGACGGCTAGCTGCTCTTTTTGCACGTAGCTGAAAACGGAGGAGCCGATAACTTCTTCACGTTTGTAGCCGGGTGCGACCTGGTTGATGAAGAGAACTGTGCCGTGGGCATCAATGGTCATGATGATGAAGGGTGCGTTCTGTACGAGTGAACGCCAGCGCTCCTCGGAGGCGGCCAGTGCTTCCATCGGTTCCGTGAGATCTTTCTTCACACGCCATGCCGCCAGCAAAATGAAGGGGAGGCAGAGGGCCAGGACGAGCAGCAGGGTGTTGCGCACAAGGCGGCGGGTGAAGAAGATTTCCGCATCATCGTAAATGAAGGCAAGGCGCCATTGGGTGCCCTGGATGGTCTGGAAGTAAACGGTGCCTCCGGTGGAGGTGAGCCGGATGCGTTGTTTGCCTGAGTTCGCGCTGCCCATCGATTTGAGCGCGCGTTTTACTTCTTCATCGCGGTGTTTGCCATAGCTGCGGCTGGAGACGGGCTGGCCGCTTTCGTCTATGAGCACGGCATGGGCGCGGAAGCCGGGATCAATGGAGGAGATATGGCCGACGATGTTGCGTACCAAAACGGTGGCGCCTATGGCACCGGTGCGTTCACCGGTCTGGGGGGAGATAACGGGGACGAGAACCAGAATCACAGGTGAACCGCTGGCCCGGCTGGGAATGACTTTGGTGATGACGGTCTGGCCTTGTTGGATCTGTGGGAAATAATAGCGGTCACTGACATTAAACGTGGAATCATCACTGCCATAGACATCGCCGGAAGGCGTGTTGTAGTAGAGGGCTTCAACGGCTTGGGGGAAGTGGCGCGTCCAAAGTTTCAATTGGGGAACGATGGTGGCCGGATCTCCTTTCTGGATGAGCGGGGAGACGCCCAGGAGACGCAGGCTGCTTTGTGTCTGGCTGAAGACATCGCGAAGATGCCGGGTTTCATCGGAGAGCTTGGTGCCTGCGAGCTGGTCGATCTCGGTGCGGACAGTCGTTTCGGTGAGCTCAAAGGCGAGAAAGAATACGACGGCCACGGTTAACAGGACCGGACCAAACGCCAAAGCCAGCAGTTTTCTAAACGTCTTCACAAAGGATACAATCACCCCAAAGCCCATATGGCTTCCGTCCAAGAATGGAGCCAAGGTTTGACTGGCAGCGATGCAAGCGCAAGGCAATACGCTGATGAGCGTTGAGTTTATGACTGGCTACGCTTATGCTGACGATATGCGGAATATCCTAATCGCGACATTTTGGTTGCTAAATGTCATGGCATTCCAGGTGAATGCGCAAACGAACAGCAGCAAGCTGGGTGGTCTTCTAAAAGGATTCATTACTTCATCCAACGTCACTTCCTCTGTGGGGGCAGACCAGATCGCGGCGGGGTTGAAGGAGGCGTTGGCGAAAGGAACGGATCAGGCTGTGAAGCGTTTGGGGACGACGAATGGTTTTCTTACGAATGCGCTGGTGAGGATACCGATGCCGGCGGAGCTGAAGCAGGTGGAGACGTCTTTGCGCCGGCTCAAGCAGGATCATCTGGCGGATGAGTTTGTGAATACGATGAACCGGGCGGCGGAGAAGGCGGTGCCTTTGGCGGCTCCGGTGTTCGCCGAGGCGGTGAAGAAGATGACGATCGATGATGCGAAGAACATCTTGAATGGACCGAAGGACGCAGCGACGCAGTATTTCAGCAAAGCGACCAGGGAGACGTTGCTGGCGCATTTTCAACCGATGGTGAAGCAGGCGACGGATCAGGTGGGATTGACGGCATCTTACAAGCAACTGACGGATCGAGCCAAGGTGCTGAGTCCTTTCATGAAGACGCAGGCGTTGGATCTGGATTCTTATGTGACGAACAAGGCTTTGGACGGGCTTTTTGCGATGGTGGCGCAGGAGGAGGAGAAGATCCGGCAAGACCCGGCGGCGCGGACTACGGATCTGTTGAAGAAGGTTTTTGGCAGTACGGCGGGCAAGTAAGTTTTCACACGGTATGATCAAGAGTGTTTGTGTGTTCTGCGGGTCGAGCCATGGCTTTGCACCGGAGTATGAGCAGATGGCGAAGGAGATGGGGCGGGCGATCGCGGCCAGAGGATGGACGTTGGTGTATGGTGGCGGGAATGTGGGATTGATGGGGGTGGTGGCGGATGCGGCTCTGGCGGCGGGCGGGAAGGTGATAGGGGTGATACCGGAGGCATTGCTGGCGCGGGAATTGGGGCATCGCGGGGTGACGGAGTTGCGGGTGGTGGATACGATGCATGAGCGCAAGGCGATGATGGCTGAACTTGCGGATGGGTTCATCGCGTTGCCGGGTGGAATCGGGACGTTCGAGGAGTTCTTTGAGGTGCTGACCTGGGCACAGTTGGGGATTCATCACAAGCCGTGCGGTTTGATCAATACGCGTGGATATTATCAGCCGGTGATGGATTTGCTGGGTAATGCGGTGAAGGAGGGTTTTTTGAAGGCGGAGCATCAGGAGATGGTGCTGACGGCGGAGGGTGTGGAGGAGATGCTGGCGCGAATGGAGACGCATAAGCCGCCGCAGACGATGAAGTGGATTCGGAAGAGTGAGACGTAGTCAAAAGAGTTGGGAATTCCAAACGGAGGGAGATTTTCTCGTGGTTGACTGATGGAAGTTCATAGACTTTGTTGCAGCATGACACAGCGCGAAAATAATGCTTACCGGGCAGGGCCGCCGACACCGGAAGAGTTTCAGAAGTTTCAGCAGCAGATGCAGGACTTCTTGAAACAGCAGATGGGGAATGTAACGCAGGGATTCAGCCGGGCGGAGCCGTCCAATTCATCAGGCGGCAGTTCAAATGAGAAAAAAGAGGCGGATTTCCGCTTTGATTATAAGCCGAAAGATATCAAGGCGCACTTGGACCGATTTGTCATCAAGCAGGATGATGCGAAGAAGGTGCTGAGCGTGGCGTTGTGCGATCACTATCATCATGTGCGGCTAGCGATGGGCGGGAAGCAGCAGCCGAATTACGCGAAGCAGAACATTTTGCTGATGGGGCCGACGGGTGTGGGCAAGACATACTTGATCCGCAGCATGGCGGAGTTGATCGGGGTGCCGTTTGTGAAGGCGGATGCGACGAAGTTTTCCGAGACGGGTTATGTGGGTGGTGATGTAGAGGACCTAGTGCGTGATCTGGTGCGCAAGGCGAATGGAGATGTGGAGCGGGCGCAGTATGGGATCATCTACATCGATGAGATCGACAAGATCGCGGGGCAGACGGGGCATGGCGGACGAGATGTGAGCGGGCGCGGGGTGCAGACGAATCTACTGAAGTTGATGGAGGAGACGGAGGTTTCGGCGCGGGCAAATAATGACATCGCGGGGCAGATCCAATCGATGATGGATCAGCGGGGTGGACGGAGACAATCGGGGACGATCAATACGAAGCATATCCTTTTTGTGGTGAGCGGTGCG includes the following:
- a CDS encoding DUF4197 domain-containing protein, translating into MRNILIATFWLLNVMAFQVNAQTNSSKLGGLLKGFITSSNVTSSVGADQIAAGLKEALAKGTDQAVKRLGTTNGFLTNALVRIPMPAELKQVETSLRRLKQDHLADEFVNTMNRAAEKAVPLAAPVFAEAVKKMTIDDAKNILNGPKDAATQYFSKATRETLLAHFQPMVKQATDQVGLTASYKQLTDRAKVLSPFMKTQALDLDSYVTNKALDGLFAMVAQEEEKIRQDPAARTTDLLKKVFGSTAGK
- a CDS encoding PAS domain S-box protein, which produces MKTFRKLLALAFGPVLLTVAVVFFLAFELTETTVRTEIDQLAGTKLSDETRHLRDVFSQTQSSLRLLGVSPLIQKGDPATIVPQLKLWTRHFPQAVEALYYNTPSGDVYGSDDSTFNVSDRYYFPQIQQGQTVITKVIPSRASGSPVILVLVPVISPQTGERTGAIGATVLVRNIVGHISSIDPGFRAHAVLIDESGQPVSSRSYGKHRDEEVKRALKSMGSANSGKQRIRLTSTGGTVYFQTIQGTQWRLAFIYDDAEIFFTRRLVRNTLLLVLALCLPFILLAAWRVKKDLTEPMEALAASEERWRSLVQNAPFIIMTIDAHGTVLFINQVAPGYKREEVIGSSVFSYVQKEQLAVMRQGIGSVFGEGNTQSYEISVLHPDNTTHWYANTLSPIYEEGKINKAILVTFDITDRHLAKEKAAESERRFRGIFNQAFQFIGLLSPAGHVLEANGAALDFIGKTVDDVRGKPFWETPWWTHSDEAQTHLKAALTQAARGEFVHFETTHQSHAGVLHVFDFSLKPVFDDGGKLLWLIAEGHDITLLKQTVDALRRSETLFRSIVDDQTEMIVRWKPDGTRTFVNEAYCRMYGQTREQLIGTAFFDLISPQDVATVKQKIASLSPRNPILTNAHRCLLPDGSISWQEWTDHAHFDNKGNILDIQSVGRDITERIRHELAQKEYEGNLTALVENIPGATWSVDRQYRYITFNRLFRRGVEIALGQKPKIGSDIHNGLPPEVAAFWQAQFDRALGGEQFTLEYPLKVRQTIRHFEISFNPIRTGEEITGVTVLSLDVTARKKTDDALRLQSLVLESMAEGVGLSDEAGRIIYTNPAEERMFGGQRGGLLGAHVTDLLAYSSEEASRIQEEINAEVRRTGRCAREVLNRRKDGGTFYSQVAFSILERAGKQHVIWMREDITERRKLEAQLRQAQKMESIGQLAGGVAHDFNNILTVIQGHAGVLQLFGDLHTEASDAASEIVKASDRAASLVKQLLTFSRQQVMQQKELDLSALVTDVARMLRRLLGEQITLTVEPQPPLPLIKADPAMMQQIVLNLAVNARDAMPGGGSLAIRLRSEHRTAPDEAADGRTGRYICLEVVDTGTGIEPGNLSRIYDPFFTTKEVGKGTGLGLSTVYGIVQQHKGWIEVESELGRGTTFRIYLPALEKTVLPVSEIIKEHFKDARGSETILLVEDEAPLRALVRNILTQFGYRVLSAQTGAEALELWSEHEADVALLLTDLVMPDGMSGIELASLLSREKPGLKIIYSSGYSAEMAAQQNQLTPHGAFLSKPYGPQQLAETVRSVLDQP
- a CDS encoding TIGR00730 family Rossman fold protein, translating into MKSVCVFCGSSHGFAPEYEQMAKEMGRAIAARGWTLVYGGGNVGLMGVVADAALAAGGKVIGVIPEALLARELGHRGVTELRVVDTMHERKAMMAELADGFIALPGGIGTFEEFFEVLTWAQLGIHHKPCGLINTRGYYQPVMDLLGNAVKEGFLKAEHQEMVLTAEGVEEMLARMETHKPPQTMKWIRKSET